In Hermetia illucens chromosome 1, iHerIll2.2.curated.20191125, whole genome shotgun sequence, one genomic interval encodes:
- the LOC119661322 gene encoding YY1-associated factor 2 isoform X1: protein MDHKKSPIRRQKRQSKVLEDNFWDCSVCTYRNTAEAFKCLMCDVRKGTSTRKPRLNSALVAQQAATLPGASGIPNGTSNKSSSSRISSRHKNKHKKYPARLKNVDRSTAQTREVTVNSVTVVITEYKPKPVGNRRESSEQSFSESNDSRS from the exons ATGGATCACAAGAAATCACCGATTCGCAGGCAAAAACGTCAATCGAAGGTGTTAGAAGACAATTTCTGGGACTGTAGTGTTTGTACGTATCGAAACACGGCCGAAGCGTTCAAGTGTTTAATGTGTGACGTACGAAAAG GCACATCGACGCGTAAACCGCGTCTAAATTCAGCATTAGTTGCTCAACAAGCTGCCACCTTACCGGGGGCATCGGGTATACCAAATGGAACATCAAATAAATCGTCATCATCACGGATATCATCGCGAcataaaaataaacacaaaaaatatCCTGCCCGTTTGAAGAATGTGGATCGCTCAACTGCCCAAACACGTGAAGTGACCGTCAATTCTGTGACCGTTGTTATAACTGAATACAAGCCAAAACCGGTAGGGAATCGACGTGAGTCGAGCGAGCAGAGTTTTAGTGAAAGCAACGATTCACGTAGTTAA
- the LOC119661322 gene encoding YY1-associated factor 2 isoform X2, with the protein MIYRTLLWCKHSDAAATVRGNAASSNATGFQRESKCGSGTSTRKPRLNSALVAQQAATLPGASGIPNGTSNKSSSSRISSRHKNKHKKYPARLKNVDRSTAQTREVTVNSVTVVITEYKPKPVGNRRESSEQSFSESNDSRS; encoded by the exons ATGATTTATAGAACTTTGCTTTGGTGCAAGCATTCCGATGCAGCAGCGACTGTTAGGGGGAATGCCGCTAGTTCCAATGCAACTGGGTTTCAGCGAGAATCTAAATGTGGTTCAG GCACATCGACGCGTAAACCGCGTCTAAATTCAGCATTAGTTGCTCAACAAGCTGCCACCTTACCGGGGGCATCGGGTATACCAAATGGAACATCAAATAAATCGTCATCATCACGGATATCATCGCGAcataaaaataaacacaaaaaatatCCTGCCCGTTTGAAGAATGTGGATCGCTCAACTGCCCAAACACGTGAAGTGACCGTCAATTCTGTGACCGTTGTTATAACTGAATACAAGCCAAAACCGGTAGGGAATCGACGTGAGTCGAGCGAGCAGAGTTTTAGTGAAAGCAACGATTCACGTAGTTAA